Within the Streptomyces sp. NBC_00554 genome, the region CCTTCCTGCGACGGGCCGCGGCCTTCTTCGCCGCATTGGGTATCGACCGCGTCGAACGGGTCCTGACCAACAACGCCTGGCCCTCCCGCTAGAGCTTTGCCTGGCGCCAGGCCCTGACCGACCTCGGCGCGGCCGGCAAACTCACCCGCGCCTACCGGCCGCAGACCAACGGCAAGGTCGAGAGTCAACAACTCCGCGGGTCAATACACGACTGCCCGCCACCGGCCCGTCAGGGGGGACGGCTCGTGGTGGGGCGCCCCGGGGGGCTTGTCCGCTCGATGAGGTTCGAGCGGGCAAGCCCCCATGCTCGTTCTTGGCGGCGGAACTCCGGGACGGGACCGGGACCTGTTTCACCTCGACCGCAACGGAGGCCCAACTGACGGTCGGTGACCTCTCGTTCGAGGCGCTCGACCTCGTTTCGTACCTGGATCACGCGGCCCTGGCGTACGGCGACCGGGCGGCCGTGGTGACGGCGATCGGCGAGGGACGTGCCTGCCCTCGCCGGCGCGGAGCCCATGAGTCCGCAACCTGGTGTCGCCACGGCCGCGCTCTCCTCATCAGCCGTGCACGCGATGAGTGCGGCCGGCCCACTCCGGCTCGCGCAGGGCGAACTTCTGGATCTTCCCGGTCGAGGTCTTCGGCAGTTCGGTCACGAGGTCGACGTTCCGCGGAGCCTTATAGCGGGCGATCTTCGTTCGCACGTGCTCGATCAGCTCTGCCTCGGTGGCCTGCAGGCCCGCTTTGAGTACGACGAACGCCTTCGGCCGCTCGCCCCACTTCTCGTCCGGCACTCCGATCACCGCGACCTCGAGGACCGCCTCGTGGCTCATCAGCGCTTGTTCCACCTCGATGGTGGAGATGTTCTCGCCGCCGGAGATCACCACGTCCTTGGCGCGGTCGCGCAACTCCACGTAGCCGTCGGGGTGCATGACGCCGAGGTCGCCGCTGTGGAACCATCCGCCACCGAAGGCCTTGGCAGTGCCCTCCGGATCGCAGTAGTAGCCCGCCATCACGTTGTTGCCCCGCATCACGATCTCGCCCATGGAACTGCCGTCGGCCGGTACGTCGACCATGTCCTCGTCCACGACGCGCAGGCCCTCGGTCTGGATCATGCCGACGCCCTGACGGGCTTGGACCACCGCCCTTTCGTCGGGTGGAAGGGTGGACCACTGCGGTTGGGCCTGGCAGACGGAGTACGGGCCATAGGTCTCGGTCAGTCCGTAGACGTGCACGATCCCGAAACCCATGCGCTCCATCTGCAGGATCGTCGTGGGGCTCGGCGGCGCACCCGCGGTGGTGATCACCAGCCGGTAGTCGAGATGGCCGGCCTGCGCCGCGTTCAGGATCGTGGTGACCACGGTCGGCGCCCCGTTGAGGTGGGTGACCCGGTGTTTGCGGATCTGCTGCCAGATCGCGTCGCCGCGCACCTCGCGCAGACATACGTGTGTCCCACCGATGCCGGTGACCGCCCACGGCGTACACCAGCCGTTGCAATGGAACATCGGCAGTGTCCACAGATAGACGCTGTCCTGGTGATGGGAGGAGTGGACGATCTCCCCGAAGGAGTTCAGGTAGGCGCCCCGGTGGGTGTAGACGACCCCCTTGGGGCGGCCGGTCGTTCCCGAGGTGTAGTTGATGGAGATCGGCGCGAGTTCGTCCTCGACCGACCAGTCCATGGGGTCGTCGGAACCACGGGCCGTGAAGTCGGCGTAACTCACCAGCCGCGATCCGACAGCCGCGCTCGCCGTTGCGTCCGTGCCCACCCCCGCCTCGGTGTCCTCGAACACGATGACCTCGGTGACCGTCGTGACGTCCTGGACGGCGGCCGCGACCGTGGAGAGGAAGGCCGAGTCAGTGACCAGTACCTTCGCGCCGGAGTGGTCGAGGATGTAGGCGATCTCCTCGGCGGAGAGTCTGGTGTTGACGGCGACAAGCACGGCTCGGGCCAGCGGTACCGCGAAGTGCGCGACGAGCATCTCGGGCAGGTTCGGCATGAGGTAGGCGACTCGGTCGCCGTCCTGCACACCGCTCGCGCGAAGGGCTTGGGCTACGCGGGTCGCCTGGGTGGCGAGTTCGCCGTAGCTCAGGCTCCTGTTCCCGTAGACGATTCCCGGCTTGTCGGGCCATACGCGGGCCGTCCTGTCCAAGAAGGACAGCGGCGTCAACGGAGTGTGGGAGACGGCGTTCATGAACGTCCTCCTGGCAGCAGCGGCAAGAGACAGCGGTCATCACCGTATTCAGCACCCTAGGTTCTGGTCAAGTGATCAAGTCATAGGATCGACTCCTCGCCCGGCTGGGGAACGCGGAGGTCGCCTGCCTGATCCGGACATGTGTCTGCTCGTCGCAGACGGTAGAGGTCTAGACTACGTAGCGACTCGTTCATATGACTCAGACAAAAGATCAGGGAGGTCCTCGGATGGCTCGGGTTCCCATGGATCAGCGCCGACAGGACTACATCGAGGCAACGGTGCGGGTGATTGGGGAGCGTGGAGTGCGCGGTGCGACGACTCGTCGTATCGCCGACGCGGCCCAAGCGCCTCTGGCTACTCTGCATTACGTTTTCCATACCAAGGAGCAGCTGTTTTTCGCCGTTTTTGAACACGCTTCAGATCAATTGCTCGAACGGATCGGCGCGAGCAAGGAGAGCTCCGGCCTGGGGGAAACTGCGGCGTCACTCCTGGTCACCACGATGGACTGGTACTTGGAGAACGACGGCTACGCGCGTGCGCAGTTCGACCTGTACATGTGGGCGCTGCGGCAGGAGAGCACGCATCCGGGGTTGGCCACCCGGGCCTACGACCTCTTCATCGACCGGTTCGCCGAGGTGCTGCGTAAGGCTCTGGGGGACGACGATGACGCGGAACTCGTGAAGCCGCTTGCTCGAATGGTGGCCTCGCATCTTGATGGTCTTTGTCTGCAATGGCATGGATACGGCGACCGCGCCCGGTTGGATGCCGATGTTGCCCTGGCGGGGGAGGCAATCGAACTGCTCGTGGAGTCGCGACGCAGGCGGAAGTAGTCACATTGAGCTGGCAGGGTACTGAATTCCCCATCCTGGGGTACTCGGTGCCATCATGCCTCGTCGAGCGCAGCCTCGATACCCTGGATGACCCGCCACATCGGACCCTTGCGCCTGGAGATGAGCACGATCACGTCTTCCTTGTCGTCCCGGCCGTCGATTCCGCGTCCGGCCGGGTCCTCGCTCCAGGTGTCGCGCACATAGTCGAGCGCGTGGTCGACGTCCTTGATGGCGTCGCCCCGGCCGCCTGAGCGGAGCCATGAGCGCAGAGCGTGGTTGTGGGCGGCGACCACGGACGCCGCGATGACGTCGGAGCGCAGCGTTCCGTCCGGCCGGGCGGCGTATCGGGCACGGAGATACTCGGCGAGAGTGCGCTCGTACCGCCACACCACGGACAGTTCGTGGGCGCGGAGGCCGGGCACCTTCTTCGTCAGACGGTAACGCTGCACGGAGAAGGCGGGGTTCTCGGCATACATGCGCAGTACGAGTCGGGCGGCGTCGCAGACGTGCGCCACGGGGTCGCCGTCAGGGCTCTGCTGCTGGAGGAACTCGGTCATGTCCGTCAGGCAACGCTCGTGGTCGGGGAAGACCACGTCCTCCTTGGAGGGGAAGTAGCGGAAGAAGGATCTGCGGCCCACCCCCGCGAGCGCGACGATGTCGTCGATCGTGGTCTGCTCGAATCCGCGCTCCAGGAACAGCTGGAAGGCCGCTGCGATGAGGGACTCCCGCATTGCGGGCTTCGCAGCCCCGCCGGTGTCACTGTGCGTGCCCCGCTCCTCGCTCATGATGTGGAACATAACACCCGGCTCTCAGGCGTCACGACATTGTCTGTGGCACTGAGTACCCTTATCGTGGGGTACTCAGTGCCATTCCCGTCGATCGTCGTGAAGGGTGTGCCCATGGGCCACGATTTCGACCTGTACCGCCCGTCCGAGGAGCACGACATGCTCCGTGACGCGATCCGTTCGCTGGCCGAGGCGAAGATCGCGCCGTTCGCGGCCGCGGTGGACGAGGAAGCCCGTTTCCCGCAGGAGGCCCTGGACGCCCTGGTCGCCTCCGACCTGCACGCCGTGCACGTACCCGAGTCGTACGGCGGCGCGGGCGCGGATGCCCTTGCCACGGTGATCGTGATCGAGGAGGTGGCCCGCGTGTGCGCGTCCTCCTCGCTGATCCCGGCGGTGAACAAGCTGGGCTCGCTCCCCGTGATCCTCTCCGGCTCCGAGGACCTCAAGAAGAAGTACCTGGGCCCGCTCGCCAAGGGCGACGCGATGTTCTCGTACGCCCTCTCCGAGCCCGACGCCGGCTCCGACGCGGCGGGCATGAAGACGAAGGCGGTCCGCGACGGCGACTTCTACGTCCTCAACGGCGTGAAGCGCTGGATCACCAACGCGGGCGAGTCCGAGTACTACACGGTCATGGCGGTCACCGACCCGACGAAGCGCAGCAAGGGCATCAGCGCCTTCGTGGTCGAGAAGTCCGACGAGGGCGTCTCCTTCGGCGCCCCGGAGAAGAAGCTCGGCATCAAGGGCTCCCCGACCCGCGAGGTCTACCTCGACAACGTCCGCATCCCCGCCGACCGCATGATCGGCGAAGAGGGCACCGGCTTCGCCACCGCCATGAAGACCCTGGACCACACCCGCATCACGATCGCGGCCCAGGCCCTCGGCATCGCCCAGGGCGCGCTGGACTACGCCAAGGGCTACGTCCAGGAGCGCAAGCAGTTCGGCAAGGCGATCGCCGAGTTCCAGGGCATCCAGTTCATGCTCGCCGACATGGCCATGAAGATCGAGGCCGCCCGCCAGCTGACGTACGCGGCAGCGGCGAAGTCCCAGCGCGGCGACAAGGACCTCACCTTCCAGGGCGCCGCGGCGAAGTGCTTCGCCTCGGACGTGGCCATGGAGGTCACGACGGACGCCGTCCAGCTCCTGGGCGGCTACGGCTACACCCGCGACTACCCGGTCGAGCGCATGATGCGCGACGCCAAGATCACCCAGATCTACGAGGGCACGAACCAGGTCCAGCGCATCGTGATGGCCCGCAACCTGCCGTAAGACACACAAGACACAAAGGACTCCACCATGGAAACCATCTCCCGTCTCGGTGTCGTCGGTTGCGGCCTGATGGGCTCCGGCATCGCCGAGGTCGCCGCGCGCGGCGGCGTCGACGTCCTCGTCGCCGAGGCCACCCCCGAGGCCGCCGATGGCGGCCGGCGCCGCATCACCGACTCCCTCGACCGCGGCGTCCAGCGCGGCAAGCTCAGCGAGGAGATACGCGACCTCGCCCTCGCCCGGCTCTCGTTCACCCACGACCTCGGGGACATGGCGGACCGTCAGTTCGTCATCGAGGCGGTTGCCGAGAACCGGGACATCAAGACCAACGTCATCCGGACCCTGGACAAGGTCGTCGCCGATCCGCACGCGGTCCTGGCCACCAACACCTCCTCGCTGCCCATCGTCGATCTCTCGGTCGCCACCGAGCGCCCGGGGCAGGTCATCGGGATGCACTTCTTCAATCCCGTACCGGTGCAGCAGCTGGTCGAGCTGATCCCCGCCCTCACCACGAGTCAGGACACTCTGGACCGTACGCGTCGATTCGCGACCGAGCAGCTCGGCAAGGTGACCATTCAGGCCCCCGACCGCTCGGGCTTCGTGGTCAACGCCCTGCTGGTGCCGTATCTGCTGGCCGCGGTGCGGATGGTCGCGGCCGGTTCGGCGAGCGCCGAGGACATCGACCGTGGGATGGAACTCGGCTGCGCCCACCCCATGGGGCCGCTGCGGCTGCTCGACCTCGTCGGCCTCGACACTGTCGAGTCCATCGCCGACACGCTGTATGACGAGTACAAGGAGCCGCTGTACGCACCTCCCGCGCTGTTGCGCCGGATGGTCGCCGCGGGTCACCTCGGGCGCAAGAGCGGTCGTGGTTTCTACAGGTACGCCGGCTGATCCAGCGGCGGTTCCGGCAGGAGCTGTTCGGTCCAGATGCACTTGCCGGTGGCGGTGTAGCGGGCGCCCCAGCGATGGGAAAGTGCCGCGACGAGTTGGAGTCCGCGACCGCCCTCGTCGGTGTCCGAGGCGCGGCGGATGCGCGGCGTCGTAGGGCTGCCGTCGGAGACCTCGCAGACGAGGGACTGGCCACGCAGCAGGCGGAGTCGGCAAGGCCCCTTCGCATGCCGGATGACATTCCCGACCAGCTCGCTGGCGAGGAGCTCTGTGGTCATGGCGAGGTCGTCGAGGTGCCACTGATCCAGCTGCTCGCGCACGTGGCGACGTGCCTCGCCTGCCGCTGTGGGGTGTTCGGGCAGGGGCCAGGAGACGATGTCCTCGGCGGGGAGGCCGTGGATGCGGGCGACGAGCAGCGCGGCGTCGTCGAGCGACTGCTCCTGGGCGGGCAGCAGAGCGGAGACGACGGCGTCGCACACGCGGCTGACGTCCTCGGCGGCATTCCCCCGGCGGTCGGGGCCGGTCCGCCGCTTTTCGGTAGTCGACCCGGACGAGGGTTGCTGGGCGAGATCGGCCACGGCGGCGGTGAGGGTCCGCGCCAAGTGGGCCATGCCGTCGTCGATGTTCCGGTCGGCGGACTCGATCAGGCCGTCGGTGTACAGCACGAGCAGACTGCCTTCGGGCAGTTCGAACTCCACGGTCTCGAACGGCGGGCCGGCGGCGCCCAGAGGTGGGTCGGGGGTGAACCGGGGGAAGCGTACGGAGCCGTCCGGATCGACGACGGCGGGCGGTGGATGGCCTGCGCCGGCGAAGGTGCAGACCCGGGTGCTGGGGTCGTAGACCGCGTACAGGCAGGTGGCGTAGAAGTCGTCGCCGAGGTCGCTGACGAGGTCGTTGAGGTGTGCGAGGAGTTCGTCGGGGGGCAGTTCGAGGTCGGCGAGGGTGTGGACCGCGGTGCGCAGCCGTCCCATGGTGACGGCTTCGGCGAGGCCATGGCCCATGACGTCGCCGATGACCAGGGCGACACGGGCTCCGGAAAGCGGGATCACGTCGTACCAGTCGCCGCCGACTTCCATGCCTTCGCCGGCCGGCAGGTATCGGGCGGCGGCGGTGACCGTGGGGAGCACGGGCAGCGCGCGGGGGAGCATGCCGCGCTGCAGTTCCTGGGCGCGAGTGTGCTCGGCATCGTAGAGGCGGGCTCGTTCGAAGGACTGGGCGATCAGCCCGCTCAGCGCGGTGAACAAGGTCCGCTCCTCGTCGGTGAAGCGGTGCGGACGGGCGAAGGAGATGAGGCAGCAGCCGACGGGACGCCCCGAGGCGACCAGCGGCAGGAACGCCCAGGCCTGCTTCCGCCCGGCGGTGAGGTAGTCGGCGAGCTCCGGATACAGCTGGGTGAACTCCTCCAGGGAGGCAATGAACTTGGGGGTAAGACTGCGGAGCACTTCGGCGACCGGCGACACCTCCGCCACCCGGTGTCTGGCGAGACGGTCGATGTACTCCTGCGGGTACCCGACTGCCCCCACCGCGCGCAGCCGCTCGCCTTCGACGGCCTGGATGATCAGCCCCGTGGCGCCGAACGGAGGCAGCACGTGATCCGCGATCGCCTGGACCAGGTCCTGCACGGTGAGCGCCTGAGCGAGCGCTCTGGTCAGTTCCTCCATGCGCGCCGCACGTTCGACCGCGGCGCGTTCGGCGCGGGCGTGCTCGGCCTCGTGCGCCCGCTGCTCGGTCACGTCGGTGAAGTAGACCGTCAGGCCGCCGGGGACCGGAACGAGTCTCATGTGATACCAGGCATGTGTGGCGGGCGACTGGATGTCGAAGCCGACGGGTGTGCCGTCGGCGACGGCCTGCCGGGACCGCTTTTCCAGGCCGAGAGCGCTGGCGGCGGGGACGGCTTCCCACAGCACGCGGCCCAGCAGATTCCCGGCGGCGCTGAAGAATCGCTCAGCCTGGACGTTGACATAGGTGATGTGCCAGTCGGCGTCGACAGCGAAGAACCCGTCGCTCATGTTCCGCAGCGCTCGGCCGACCGAGTCCCGGGCCATGCGGGTCTGCGTGGTGTCCCAGGCGGTCCCGATCATGCGGACCGGCTCTCCGTCCTCGCCGAAGATGAGCTGTCCGCGGTCTTCGATCCAGCTGATGCTGCCGTCCGGTCGGCACAACCGGTACTCGAAGCTCAAGACACCCCGGTCCGCGATGATCTTGTCGACCTCGGCGGCCAGTACGGGCACGTCGTCGGGATGGACGTGCGCGGTCCAGCTCTCGATCCGCCCGTCGAAGGTGTCCGGGTCCAGTCCGCTCATGGCCAGCGCCGCCTCGTCCATAAGCAGGTCGCCGGTGCGAAGGTCCCAGTCCCAGACTCCGACCTCGACTGCCCGCATGGCGTGCTGGAGACGGGTACCGGACGGCTCCTGCCACCAGGCGGGGCTCACCGGACTCGGGGCCGGCGGAGACTGCCGCAGACGCTCGGCGGCCCGATCGGCGAGCACCTGGAGAAACAGCCGTTTGTCCGTGTCCGGCTCGCCGAGCGTGGCCATGAGGACGGACAGCGCACCGATCGGCCCCTCCGGGCCGGGCAGGGGGACGGCTGCCAGGCCGGTGCCTTCGGAAAGCGTCCTGGACCGGAGCCCCGGCTCGGCCCGGAGCCATACGAAGGAGCAGGTCCGGACAGCCAGGACGGGGGCCGTCGTCTCGTCCGGGGCGAGATCCTCCCATGCGTCGGCGAACGCACGAGGGAGCCCGACGGCCGCCACCAGGCGCAACCCGGGGTCCGCCGCTTCGGACAGGTGCACCATGCCGCCGAGGCCGCCGAGCTCGGCCACGGCCTGATGCAAGGTGAGTCGCAGCATCTCGGTGTTGCCCAGGCCGTCGGTTGTCTTCAGCAGGCGCAGCCGTGCTTCCCGGACCCGTTCCGCCGAGGTGTCCGGACCTGTGGCGCGAGGTTCACTCTCGCTCACTCCATCACCTGCCGCCTTGGAGCCACTGCAGGAAACAGCCTCAGGTGTGCATCAAAAAGCCGCTCTGAAATCACCAATTCTACCCGGAAAGGCCAGTAATTTCGGGCTCACAGCATGCCAGGTGCCCCCGAGGCCGCTTGCTGCGAGACCTGTCGCGCGACCTCGCGGCGGTCGACCTTCCCCGAGGCCGTCAGCGGCAGCTTGTTGTAGACGACCCACCGCTCGGGGACGGCGTAGTCGGGGAGCCGTTGTACGAGATGGTCACGGGCGGCGTGCTCGTCGAACCCGGCGTTCGGGCGAGGCTCGACGGCCGCGGCCACGCGCTGCTGGAGAACCGGGTCCTCGATGCCGAACACCACGACCTGGCCGACGTCGGGACGCTGGGCGATGCACGACTCGACGAAGGACGGCAGGATCTTCTCCCCGCCCCGGTTGATCACGTCGTCGACCCGCCCGGTCAACCACAGCAGGCCCTCGGCATCGAGGTAACCGAGGTCGCCGGTGCGGAGCCACTGTCCGTGGAACCGCTGGTTGGTCAGCTCGGGCCGCTGCCAGTAGCCGATCATCCGGGTGGGTCCGGCCACCCATACTTCGCCGGTCCGGCCCGCCGTCCGTTCGCGGCCTTGGTCGTCCACGACCTTGAGCCGTACGCGCGGCGCCGGCAGGCCGACCGACTCGCCCTTGGAGGCGACGAGTTCGTGCGGCAGGAAACTGACGATCGAGGTGAATTCACTCAGTCCGTAGGCGTGGGTGAGTCGCAAGTGCGGCCACCGGTCGAGGAGTTCGTCGATCCAGGCCGCGGGCATCGGGCTGCCGCCGAAGAAGAGTTTCGAGGCGGGGCCGTAGATGTGCTCGGCCTCCTCGGACATCATGAGCATGCGCAGGATGCTCGGTACCGCGGCGAGGAAGGTGACCGGCCGCTCCCGCAGTTCGGCGATCGCGTCGGCCGTACGGTACTTCGTCAGCAGATGGGTTCGGCCGCCGACGACGAGCATGTGCCCGAACTGGTCGTTGAATCCCGTGTTGTGGAATATCGGTACGAGGATCAGCGTGCTGTCGTCCTGAGTGCTGCCGTGGAACTCGGCGACCGCGAGGGCGCCCTTGAACAGGGCCTCATGGCTCAGCATCGCGCCCTTGGGGACACCCGTGGTGCCGGAGGTGAAGCTGATGAGGGCGAGGTCGTCGGGGGTCGGCGCGTCCGGAAGGGCAGGGGCCGCGGGCTCGGCCGACTCGTCGGCCCGGCCGAGCAGCTCGCCGAGCTCGATCACCTCACGGTCCGACTGCGCGCTGTCCCGCACGAGTTCGGCGGTGGAGGCGTCGTAGAGGACGGCCTTCGCCTCGATCAGTTCGCACTGGTCGCTCAACTGCCCTGGGTTCAGGCGGTTGTTGGCCGGGGCCACGACGACGCCCAGGCGTAGGCAGGCAAGGTACGCCACGACCCAGGCCACGCTGTTCTGACCGATGAGGACGACTCGGTCGCCCTTGGCCACGCCACGCGCCGCCAGTGTTCCGGCGACGCGGTCGACGCTGGCGTCCAGGTCGGCGTAGGTGAGCTGCTCGGCCCCGTGGCGCAGGGCCACTCGGTCCGGACTCTCGCGCGCCCAGCCGCGCAAGGCAGCCGGCAGCGTCCGCACCGGCTCGCTCCGATTCTCTGTCTGCATGGTGGCGGCAACCTTTGGACTAGGCCGCGGGCGTGGGCTGCACGCGCGTGATGCGGGAGCCCTCGCCGGCGAGGGACACAAGGATGTCTTCGTACAGAGGAAGTGCGACGTCCCAGCGCAGTGCCTCGGGTCCCCAGGCGCCCGGCAGGGCACCGTGGTCCAGGAGCACTACCGCCGCCACGGCGGCGCCGAGTCCGGTGGTGCGTGACATCGGGGCGTCGTCGGTGATCGCGAGGGAGCCGAGGACCTCCTGGCCCGCCAGAGCCTGGACGAGGACCGCGGAAGAGGCGCTCGGCTGCTTCTCGGGCTTGCGGTTGTAGCGGGCCCACATCAGCTTCCACAGGAACTCGGCCGGCTCCACCTGCGTGCCGTTGATGTCGACCGTGACGTCGGTGTGGCCGAAGCCGATCCGGCCGAGTGTGGAGAAGGCGGCGTTGGCCCAGGCGGGCCGCAGCGTGCCCTTGCAGCTCGCGTACGTCAGCTGCGGGTAGTGCCGGGACAGCGTGACCGGTTCGGGGTGGGCGGTGTCGTAGGCCTCGATGACACCGTGCGGCTCGGGGAACGCGTACGACGCGGCGGTCGACGGTACGAAACCGGCAGACTGTTCCCACTTCCCGTCCCGATAGACGGGGCAGGTGCTCACGGCCATGTGCAGCATGTGCCGCAGCGGGGCGAGACCGCCCGGGTCGCTCTCGTGGACGAGCCAGACGACCTGGACGCCGTCCGCGGTGGGGTGGGCGTCCAGCAGGCGGCTGGCCATCCAGTTGGAGACGCCGGGGGAGAGGCCGGCCCCGGTGATGAGGGGAAGTCCCGCCCTCTTCGCCTCGTCGTCCAGGGCCAGGATGGCCTCGGTCCCCTCGACGTCGTCGCAGATGTCGACGTAGGCCGCACCGGCGGCCAGTGCCGCGCGCGCCACGGCGTCGGAACCGGCGAAGAAGGGGCCCGTGAGATTGACGACGGCGTCGACTCCCGTCAGGTCCACCTCGCCCTTCGAGACGTCGGTGATCCGCCCGGTCACCCGCTCCGGCGCCAACGATTCCGCGTGCTTGACCGCTTCCTCGGACCGGTCCAGGGCCACGAACTGTGTGTCGGGGAGCCGGTCGAGCAGGATGCCGAGAGCGCTGCGGCCCATCTGTCCCAGCCCGACCACCGCGACGGTGCGTGTCATGTGTGTCTCCTTCGATCTCAGTGGATGTCCGTGCCGGTACGGCTGCGCGCTACGCGAGAGTCCCGGGGGCGACGTAGTTCTGCATCGGCAGAGCCCGGTACCGGAGCGGGGGCAGCTGGTCCGGTGTCACGAAACCGGCCTGGGCGTTGATGACGTCCGGGATGCGGTTCACCCACTGCGTACAGGTCGTCGTGTAGCTGGGGACCCGGCCGTTGTCGAGGTAGAGGTCGGGCTCGCCCTTGACGACCCACTGGTTCATGTCGCTCTCGCCCTCACCGAAGACGTAGCCCGACATCTCGAAGGTGAAGGTGGGCCCTTCGACGGTGGTCATCACGTCGATGTCCGAGTAACCGATCACCGTTCCTTTGGAGAGGGTGACGCCGATGCTGTTCGAGTACCGGTCCTCGTCCGCGATGACCGGGCTCACCTCCGTCTTCCGTTCCTTCGGGGTCAGGCCCGTGGCCTGGGCCAGCGCCGAGAGCAGGTTGCCGCCGAAGGTCGGCGGGCGGTGCTCGGACGCGATGGACTCCTGGAACTGCTCCAGGGTCTCCCCGACGTGCTTGCTCTGGATGATTTCCGCGCCGTATTCGTCGGCGTTCCAGGTGGCCTTGCCGTAGACGGAGTCGATGCGGTGCGCGGTGCCCAGGAGTGCGCTGACCTGGTGGAGCCAGAAGGAGTCCTGGTGGCCGGAGCCGGTGATCGTCACGCCGTTCTTCTTGGCCAGCGCGTCGAGTTCGGCGGCGATGCCGGGGGAGGACGACCAGGGATAGAAGGACTCCTCGGAAATCGTCACCACATTCGCGCCGCTGCGGACGCACAGCGCCAGCTGGTCCTTGATCTCCGGCAGGAAACTCTGCGTCGCGTGCAGGACGACATCCGGCCTGCGGGTGGCCAGCACCTGTTCGGCATCCGCCTCGATCGGGACGTTGAGCCGGCCGATTCCGGCGAACTCTCCGAGGTCGCGGCCGACCTTACTGGGATTTCGCGCGATGGCGCCGACGATCTCGACGCCCTTTTCGGTCATGAGCCTGGTGGCCAGGGCACCCATGGCGCCAGCGCCGTACACGACTGCTCGAATTCTCCGCATGCCGAACTCCTCGGGAATACCTGGAATTTCAGGGGGACATCAAGGGGATTCAGTGCGCGAGACGCACGAGCATCTTCCCGAGGTTGGCACCCCGGAAGACATCGAGAAGTGCGTCCACGGCATGATCGAGACCGTCCACATAGGTCTCCTGATACGTCAGTTGGTCGTTCGCCAGCCATTCGGCGGCCCGTGCCTGGAATTCACCGGCCAGGTCGTCGTTGTCGTACACGATGAATCCCTGGAGCTTCAGCCGTCGCACGATGGCGAGTCCCAGATTGCGCGGCCCGTGGATCGCGCTGTCGTCGTTGTACGACGCGATGGAGCCGCACAGGGCGAGCCGGCCGAAGTCCCGCATGTGGGTGAGCGCGCCTTCCAGATGCTCGCCGCCGACGTTGTCGAAGTAGACGTCGATGCCGTCCGGGGCGTGCTTGGCGAGTTGTTCGGCGACCGGTCCGTCGTGGTAGTCGAAGGCGGCGTCGAAGCCGAGTTCGTCGAGGAGGTAGCGGACCTTCTCCGGTGAGCCGGCCGAGCCGATCACCTTGGCCGCACCGAGGTTCTGGGCGATCTGGCCGACCGCGCTGCCCACCGCGCCCGCGGCTCCGGAGACGAAGACGATGTCGCCCGGCTCCAGTTCGGCGATGCGCACCAGGCCCGTGTATGCGGTAAGACCGGTCATGCCCAGCACACCGAGGTAGGCCGAGGCTGGGGCGCGGCCGGTGTCGATCGGTGTGGCCTGTACGGCGTCGACCACGGCATGCTCGCGCCAGCCGTGGTCGTGGACGACCATGTCGCCGACCGCGAACGCGTCGTCGGAGGACTTGATCACCTCACCGACGGCCCCGCCTTCAAGGGGCGCGTCGACCGCGAAGG harbors:
- a CDS encoding NADP-dependent oxidoreductase, with protein sequence MTFVTREIHLASRPVGWPTHDNFRLVETELPEPGPGQILVRNTVMSVDPYMRGRMNAGKSYIPPFAVDAPLEGGAVGEVIKSSDDAFAVGDMVVHDHGWREHAVVDAVQATPIDTGRAPASAYLGVLGMTGLTAYTGLVRIAELEPGDIVFVSGAAGAVGSAVGQIAQNLGAAKVIGSAGSPEKVRYLLDELGFDAAFDYHDGPVAEQLAKHAPDGIDVYFDNVGGEHLEGALTHMRDFGRLALCGSIASYNDDSAIHGPRNLGLAIVRRLKLQGFIVYDNDDLAGEFQARAAEWLANDQLTYQETYVDGLDHAVDALLDVFRGANLGKMLVRLAH